In Deinobacterium chartae, the genomic stretch CGCGCCCTCGAGCTGCGGGTCCGGTACGCGTGACCCGCGTCGCACCTACCCCCCGCGCTCAGGGCGCACAGGGGCCGCTGCGGTTGCTGTGGATCTCGCGCCCGGCCTTGTGGATCAACACGGTGGGCGTCGCGGTGGTGGGCCTGTGGCTGACCGGACGGCTGTGGAGCTGGGACCCGGCTTTCCTGGTCACCCTGCTGTGGCTGACCCTGCCCTTTAACCTGCTGATCTACGGCCTCAACGACGTGTTCGACCAGGCCGAGGACGCCCGTAACCCCCGCAAGGGCGGCTTGCAGGGTGCGCGTATCCGGGCCGACGAAGTGCCCGGGATTTTGTGGGGCGTGGCCCTGCTGAACCTGCCGTTCGTGGCCTTCGCCGCGTGGCGCCTCGAGGCGGGAGCGCTGCTGTGGATGGCGCTCACGGCGGGACTGTTCGTGGCCTACTCCTGGCCGCCGCTGCGCTTCAAGGCCCGCCCGTTTTGGGATTCGCTCTCGAACGTGGCCTACGCCCTGCCGCTGGGCCTGATCCCGGCGCTGTTCGGGGAGACACCCAACGGGTGGGCCTTGGCCGGGTTGATGGCGTGGTCGGTCGCCAAGCACGCTTTCGACGCGGTGCAGGACATCTCGGCCGATCACCGCGCCGGAACCCGCACGATCGCGGTGGTGCTGGGACCGCGCGGAACGGCGCTGTGGTGCCTGGGATGGTTTGCTCTCGCCGCCGCGCTGTTCGCCCCGCTGAGCCCGCTGGTCTCGCTGGCCGTGCTGCTGGTCAGCGGGGGGCTGAGCCTGCGCCTGCTGCGCGCCCCCCTCGAGGCGCAGGCGGCGCGGCTGTACCCGGCCTCGATCCTGAGCCCCTGGCTGATCGGCAGCGTGGCCGGGGTGCAGCTCGTGGCCCTGCTGGTGTCCGGGGGGCGGATCGGGTGAGGACCGTGGTGATCGGCGGCGGCCTGGCCGGGCTGGCCTCCGCCGCCCTGGCTGCCCGGCGGGGCGAACGGGTGCTGCTGCTCGAACAGGACCGCCTGGGCGGCAAGAGCGCGCGCGTCCGGGTCTCGGGCCAGACCGTGGACACCGGTCCCTCGCTGGTCTCCTTTCCGCAGGTGTGGCGCGACCTCGAGGCGCGCCTGCTGGCGGACCTGCCTGTGGCCGAACGGGACGCGGCGCGGGTGGATTTTCTGCCGCTGCCCGGTCTGGGCGTGCACCACTACCAAGATCAGGCCCTCGAGCTGCCGCTTCCGCCCGGACATCCGCTGTACGCGGCGTGGCAGGGCTACCTCGAGCGTCAGCGCCCGCTCGCAGCGCCCATCGCCCGGCTGCTGGTCACGCCGCCCGGACTGCGCCCGGAGTTTCTGCGGGCCAGCGCAGCGCTGGCCGCCGAGTACGGCCTGCGCCTGCGCGCCGACCGCTACCTGGACGCGCTCGGGTTGCCCGAGCCGCTGCGGGCCGCCATCGGTGTGCACAGCTTCAACGGTGGACTGGGCCCCGAGCGCGCTTCGGCGCTGTACGCCTCGTTGCCCGGGGCGATGCTGGCCGCCCCGGGCGGAGTGGTGGCTCCGCGCGGAGGCGTTTACACCCTGACCCTGTTTCTCGAGGCGCAGGCTCGCCGCTTGGGGGCCGACCTGCGCGCGGGCTGGACCGTGCGCGCCATCGACCGTGCGCGCCGGGTGGTTCAGGCCCGCGCGCCGGGGGGGCGCCTCGAGGAGTTCGCGTACGACCGGGTGATCTCGGCGGTGGACGAGGGCCGCACCCGGGTGCTGCTGGGCGGCCCGGCGCAGCCGCCCGCCCGGCTCACCTGCTCGGGGGTTGCAATCTACGCGGCGCTGCGCGAACCGCTCGAAGCTCCGCTGCCGCGCGCCTCGGTGGTGTTGCCCGACGACCTGCGGGCGATGTCCGATGCCCTGGCGCGGCTCGAGGAGCCGCAGCAGACCATGGCGCTCGTCCACCACGACCCGCCCGGCGAGCTGTATCCGGACAACGACCGCACGGTCTTGTCGGTGCTGCTGACCGCGCCGGCCAATGGCCGCCGTTACGACCTCGAGTCGGGCTGGGTGCGCGCGCAGCTGCGGCGGATCAGCCGGGTGCTGGGTTTGAGAGCCCCGCTCGAGGAACTGCTGCGCGCCCCTGCGGTGCTGACCCCTGCCGATTACGCCGCAGGAGGAGCGTGGGGCGGAGCGATCTACGGCCGGGTCCGGCCGCTGTGGCAGGCCGGGCCGTTTCACCGTCCCGGCTACCTCGAGGGGGGCGTGTGGCAGGTGGGGACCAGCGTGCACCCCGGAGGCGGCATTCCCGGGGTGTTGGGCGGCGCACTCATCGCGGATGCGCTGATGTCCGGGCGCGGACGTCGCTAGCGCTGTGCCTGCAGGGCGCTGGCGTGCTCGTGCGGCAGCGAGCGCCACGAGCGCAGGTCCGCCACGTGCACCCGGGTGTAGCTCTCCAGCAGGCGCCACACTGCCGGCCGTTCGGACGCCTCGAGCGGCGTTTCCATCTGTTGTCGCACGGTCTGACGGTAGACGCTGCCCAGAAACCGGGCGGCTGCGGGGGTCAGCGAGACGCCTTCGGCGCATGCGGCGCAGCGCAGGCTGCCGCTGAGCGCGTCGAAGTAACGCACCTCCTCCGAGCCGCAGCTCGCGCAGGCGCGCACGCGCGGCGCGAATCCGGCCACTCCCAGCATCTTGAAGGCCATCACCAGCGCCACCCATTCGGGGTCGGCGTGGTGGCTGAGGCCGCGCAGAGCGCTGCCGAACAGCTCGAAGGCCTGCTGCGCGGCCTCGC encodes the following:
- the recO gene encoding DNA repair protein RecO, translated to MKQRYANRSGIVLRRFVTPAGDVILSLLTPQGKLKAIARGGAKGIDASKLNLFQHLALQTYTPPGADLSIATQVTLEGALPRLSAPQIYGYAHLLAELAEVMFQEGEAAQQAFELFGSALRGLSHHADPEWVALVMAFKMLGVAGFAPRVRACASCGSEEVRYFDALSGSLRCAACAEGVSLTPAAARFLGSVYRQTVRQQMETPLEASERPAVWRLLESYTRVHVADLRSWRSLPHEHASALQAQR
- a CDS encoding FAD-dependent oxidoreductase, producing the protein MRTVVIGGGLAGLASAALAARRGERVLLLEQDRLGGKSARVRVSGQTVDTGPSLVSFPQVWRDLEARLLADLPVAERDAARVDFLPLPGLGVHHYQDQALELPLPPGHPLYAAWQGYLERQRPLAAPIARLLVTPPGLRPEFLRASAALAAEYGLRLRADRYLDALGLPEPLRAAIGVHSFNGGLGPERASALYASLPGAMLAAPGGVVAPRGGVYTLTLFLEAQARRLGADLRAGWTVRAIDRARRVVQARAPGGRLEEFAYDRVISAVDEGRTRVLLGGPAQPPARLTCSGVAIYAALREPLEAPLPRASVVLPDDLRAMSDALARLEEPQQTMALVHHDPPGELYPDNDRTVLSVLLTAPANGRRYDLESGWVRAQLRRISRVLGLRAPLEELLRAPAVLTPADYAAGGAWGGAIYGRVRPLWQAGPFHRPGYLEGGVWQVGTSVHPGGGIPGVLGGALIADALMSGRGRR
- a CDS encoding UbiA family prenyltransferase, encoding MTRVAPTPRAQGAQGPLRLLWISRPALWINTVGVAVVGLWLTGRLWSWDPAFLVTLLWLTLPFNLLIYGLNDVFDQAEDARNPRKGGLQGARIRADEVPGILWGVALLNLPFVAFAAWRLEAGALLWMALTAGLFVAYSWPPLRFKARPFWDSLSNVAYALPLGLIPALFGETPNGWALAGLMAWSVAKHAFDAVQDISADHRAGTRTIAVVLGPRGTALWCLGWFALAAALFAPLSPLVSLAVLLVSGGLSLRLLRAPLEAQAARLYPASILSPWLIGSVAGVQLVALLVSGGRIG